The genomic window ATGCCGTGAATAACGCCAGAGCCCTTCCCGGCAGACACGCCCCTGATTCCTTGGATCGGCCCGGAAATAGGCAAGCTGCCGATCAGCCTTCGCCTCCCAGGACACCGCCAGCCCCCAGATCAACAGTCCGAGCATTTCCACGATCGATGACGGAATTCGTGGGTTCCACAACACCACGAGAAACGGAAGGGAAAATACCGCCACAGACACCGCCTTCCATTGGAAATAGACGAACATATTGACCGACTCGGAATCACCCCATTCCTTCCGCAAACGACGATAGCGATTATCCTCTGGTTGCCCGGTTATGCGTTGCGAATAAATGTGGTGCCCCAGTCGCCCAGCATACATCAGCACCAGCATTGCCGTGAGCAGGATACGTTCAATGCCCACGGAGGCTTGCGTGATATACAAGAGCACCGAGGCAATCAGGCCCACACACCACCCTACATCCCCGATTGCGGCATTTTTGGTCTTCCGTTGCACGAACCACAGAATCACCATCAGGACCGCCACTGTGATATAGGCGATCACGACCAGCGACAGCGGATCCGCTTCACCCAGCCCATCTTGAGTTCCCATATTCCTACCCTTTATGCCAAGGTTGACTCATAATCCCACAGGTCGCCCTCTTGCTGCATCCGGTCCTGTAACCACTCACGGAAGCCCGGAATGGGAAACGACAGGAGCGCCTGGATCTTCTCACAATTCAAGGACAGATCTGGTGGTCGCGGCGCACCCGTATGATCGGTGGATGCCCCTTCAATGAGATGCCCCTGCAGCTCAGGATACCAGGCCAGCAGTGCCTGACCGATTTCCCACCGAGATAGTCGATCTCGACCACCTAAGTGATAGAGACCCGAGGCCTCTCGATTCACTAATTCCCAGACCGCCCTCGCAATCACCCCAGCCGGCAAGGGGCATCGGAACTCGTCGCCATAGAGCGTCATGGTTTTGCCACTCTTGGCCACCCGACTCATATCTTCGACAAAACTCCGATCACCATTCAGCGAGGTGCCCGCCGTCAGCACAATGCGCACCACTGTATGTCTTGGATTCTGCAGCACTCGCTGTTCAGCTTCAAGCTTGGTTTGACCATAGACATTGATCGGATTGGGGTCATCCGTCTCTCGATACCACCCAGCCCGTCCATCAAAGACTTCGCCGCTCGACAGGAAGACAAAGGGGATCTTCTCGGAGCGGCAAGCGAGATGCGCCGTGGCTTCGACATTGATGCGTCGGGCCTGCTGCGGATCGCTTTCACAATCCTTTGTTCGGCTCAACGCCGCACAATGAATGACCGCGCTTGGGTTGAGGGCCTGCCAGACCTGCTCGACAGCTCCCTGGTCTGTCAGATCTAGATCAGCCCGGCTAAGGCTACGCACCTCCCACCCGGGAACCCATCGAGTGGCACTCCTGACAACGTACTGTCCGATCAACCCCGCTGCTCCGGTAATCACGGCACACCGTGTCATGGCAACTCTCTCGTAAGACCCTGCACGGCTTGGAAGAGCATCTCGTCAGACGTTCCAATGAATCAATCATGGACCACACATTCGACACTTCGCCATCGTAACCCACTGCCAGGTTCGATTTGAAGGGAGAATCTGCACCGCCTCTGAGACCACTTGGAGAAGGTATGATGACCAGCAGCTACGATATGGATGGCAGAATGCTCTAACCGCTGGCGAGCTTGTGCCTCTGGTAGAGAAATCAGGCGAGGGGAGGATGTCGTTGCTGCCTGTATTCGTTCTCTGATTATGCGGCCTTCGATGTGACGTCCTTGGTGACTTGGACCGGCCCCAGCCAGCGAATGAGGACCGCTTCGAGAGCCTTCTTGATCACTGGCTTGCTCAGGAAGTCATCCATCCCTGAAGCCAAACACCGATCACG from Nitrospira sp. includes these protein-coding regions:
- a CDS encoding DUF1295 domain-containing protein, which produces MGTQDGLGEADPLSLVVIAYITVAVLMVILWFVQRKTKNAAIGDVGWCVGLIASVLLYITQASVGIERILLTAMLVLMYAGRLGHHIYSQRITGQPEDNRYRRLRKEWGDSESVNMFVYFQWKAVSVAVFSLPFLVVLWNPRIPSSIVEMLGLLIWGLAVSWEAKADRQLAYFRADPRNQGRVCREGLWRYSRHPNYFFDWLHWCSYVVMTLGAPGWLFTWVGPIGMGWLLFRVTGIPRAEREALSTRGEEYKAYQATTNVFFPWFPRPTPDSATQS
- a CDS encoding SDR family oxidoreductase; the encoded protein is MTRCAVITGAAGLIGQYVVRSATRWVPGWEVRSLSRADLDLTDQGAVEQVWQALNPSAVIHCAALSRTKDCESDPQQARRINVEATAHLACRSEKIPFVFLSSGEVFDGRAGWYRETDDPNPINVYGQTKLEAEQRVLQNPRHTVVRIVLTAGTSLNGDRSFVEDMSRVAKSGKTMTLYGDEFRCPLPAGVIARAVWELVNREASGLYHLGGRDRLSRWEIGQALLAWYPELQGHLIEGASTDHTGAPRPPDLSLNCEKIQALLSFPIPGFREWLQDRMQQEGDLWDYESTLA